A single region of the Salipaludibacillus sp. LMS25 genome encodes:
- a CDS encoding alpha/beta hydrolase: MAQSYTWIKEINDAAFNFNKLNPHITTSSLQHYLTYYSFDMTAFTTYRCGSVEVKGKKIFIQAFLHEKSKGTIYFVHGYLDHTGGMSRTINMLLLDGYDVISLDLPGHGFSQGESGSIASFDDYVEAVEKGYHVIKKTLKRQNVIGLGHSTGGGILFHAASENKLNLARLVLVAPLYIPYGWNMYKGVLKTAGKVVTKSKRRFKKNSEDYVYREFIRNDPLQVKLLSSSWVLAMEEWQKRIICCPILNIPVYCLQGGKDTTVDWKKNVSFYEQKCRHIQIVFFPNGRHQLLNESNVIRTFVYDRIRTYLEVECE, from the coding sequence ATGGCACAATCATATACATGGATTAAAGAGATAAATGACGCTGCTTTTAATTTCAATAAACTAAATCCCCACATTACTACAAGTTCATTGCAACACTATTTAACTTATTATTCATTTGATATGACAGCCTTTACTACCTATAGATGCGGATCGGTGGAAGTGAAAGGGAAAAAGATATTTATTCAAGCATTTTTACATGAAAAGTCGAAAGGAACGATTTACTTTGTCCACGGTTATTTAGACCATACAGGCGGCATGAGCAGAACGATTAATATGCTCCTTCTAGATGGTTATGATGTGATTAGCCTTGACCTTCCTGGCCATGGTTTTTCTCAAGGTGAATCTGGCTCTATTGCTTCTTTTGACGACTATGTGGAAGCGGTAGAAAAGGGCTATCACGTGATAAAAAAGACGTTAAAGAGACAAAACGTGATCGGCTTAGGGCATAGTACCGGTGGTGGGATTCTTTTCCATGCAGCCAGTGAGAACAAATTAAACCTTGCACGGCTCGTGCTAGTGGCCCCTTTATATATTCCTTACGGCTGGAATATGTATAAAGGGGTCTTAAAAACAGCTGGTAAAGTCGTCACAAAATCTAAAAGACGATTTAAAAAAAATTCTGAGGATTATGTGTATCGAGAGTTTATAAGAAATGATCCACTACAAGTTAAATTGCTTTCTTCTTCATGGGTGCTTGCTATGGAAGAGTGGCAGAAGCGGATTATTTGCTGCCCAATTCTTAATATTCCTGTCTATTGTTTGCAAGGGGGAAAAGATACGACAGTTGATTGGAAAAAAAACGTCTCATTTTATGAACAAAAATGCCGTCACATTCAAATTGTCTTTTTTCCAAATGGACGGCATCAGCTTCTAAATGAAAGTAATGTTATCCGTACGTTTGTTTATGATCGCATACGAACCTATTTAGAGGTCGAGTGCGAATAA
- a CDS encoding MFS transporter, with protein sequence MTKILYFIIAVAFLDTFIQLPIITPYAQELGATHVLTGAIIAVYSLANMVGNLLAGHWIDRFGRKKLLLSGMLLVALILLFYPLARNGFELFIVRLLHGLAGGALIPAAFAYVGDKTRTGERGRTMAYTGACIGSAAIVGPALGGAIAARGSADTVFLLVAGLFVLTSILIMTHLKESYVPSDRGHIQGKDLLILLKEPLIITACLSAFALMVSNGTLAFALPLVVASVGLSTATTGMLLSLFGIVALVIFLTPANRVFDKKSPVSLVITGIIFISVALTLLSTATVLPMLILAMVVYGIGFAFIFPSMNKIVADVSSEVDRGKAYGIFYAAFSLGVVSGSFIAGTAAELSVHPFLVSAIIMLSVAGLVILSARYSHSTSK encoded by the coding sequence ATGACAAAGATTTTATATTTCATAATAGCCGTAGCATTTTTAGATACATTTATTCAGCTTCCTATTATTACCCCTTATGCACAAGAGTTAGGCGCAACACATGTTCTAACAGGTGCTATTATCGCTGTTTATTCATTGGCTAACATGGTGGGGAATCTTTTAGCCGGTCACTGGATTGACCGTTTCGGTCGAAAGAAATTATTGCTAAGTGGCATGCTTCTTGTGGCTTTAATACTGCTTTTTTATCCGTTAGCGCGTAATGGCTTTGAATTATTTATCGTTCGTTTATTACACGGTTTAGCTGGCGGAGCGTTGATTCCCGCTGCTTTTGCCTATGTTGGTGATAAAACACGGACTGGGGAGCGAGGCCGAACGATGGCTTATACTGGGGCTTGTATTGGGAGTGCAGCCATTGTCGGACCAGCACTAGGTGGTGCCATTGCGGCAAGGGGATCTGCTGATACTGTCTTTTTACTCGTGGCAGGTCTGTTTGTACTCACATCTATCTTGATCATGACACACTTAAAAGAATCCTATGTCCCTTCGGATCGTGGTCATATTCAAGGTAAAGACCTACTCATTTTATTAAAAGAACCACTTATTATTACAGCGTGCTTAAGTGCTTTCGCATTGATGGTTAGTAACGGGACACTGGCCTTTGCCCTTCCGCTCGTAGTAGCTAGCGTTGGACTAAGCACGGCGACTACAGGCATGCTACTGAGTCTTTTTGGGATCGTAGCACTTGTCATATTTTTAACGCCTGCTAACCGAGTGTTTGATAAAAAATCACCTGTATCCTTAGTCATCACTGGCATTATTTTCATCAGTGTTGCCTTAACATTACTAAGTACGGCCACGGTACTCCCCATGCTTATCTTAGCGATGGTGGTATATGGCATTGGCTTTGCATTTATTTTCCCCTCAATGAATAAAATTGTGGCCGATGTTTCTTCAGAAGTTGATCGAGGTAAAGCTTACGGCATTTTTTACGCTGCTTTCTCTTTAGGTGTTGTGTCAGGTTCCTTTATAGCGGGAACTGCTGCTGAGTTATCCGTGCACCCCTTTCTTGTCAGCGCCATTATCATGTTATCAGTTGCTGGATTAGTTATATTATCAGCGCGTTATTCGCACTCGACCTCTAAATAG